Proteins co-encoded in one Neodiprion lecontei isolate iyNeoLeco1 chromosome 3, iyNeoLeco1.1, whole genome shotgun sequence genomic window:
- the LOC107217999 gene encoding DDB1- and CUL4-associated factor 8 isoform X1 codes for MECEDDDELMCGTGKSKSHETELNGINKVIAETVANKNENNAAQAICTENKDDRVHITEKSHYSLKTDDSKEGEMWPQPSEMVTNDSQQQVELSEESNLMKSGLDSKDQGTTTSIGEFTQSKRGISEGQEDGDRLSNNESKYSLDTDSSKRQKTDENVNGSREANSRNEVPTQFHKLKSKVRKRNYRVKQNVQDEAHDSSDDLLTGESTGEETEAIDGDVAQSEYDLPSTVNEESNLSSHLDIAEDTNDESEENSEGQEDDHTGDDNSNEWTSASESMSSNEPVHPVLSKEKPKPQWFIVPELINRQLGCNRLFQSRFYGSLHTVERLELMYKLKEHKGCVNTLSFNQRGNYLASGSDDLMVVIWDWPLGKKHESFKTGHTSNVFQASWLPLPSEHLMVTCARDGHVRLTDLHKSSVDYSRRLAAHQGPATKLSIHPEIPHVILSVGEDAKVFAIDIRQNKPTTLLTVKEGQSQVALYSINSNPFNSNEFCLGGRDQYVRLYDKRKVSTPVYKLCPKHLKNNKSHAHVTSVKYNYNGSEIVASYNDEDIYLFDTLFPFSIGDFAHRYQGHRNNATVKGVNFFGPKSEFVISGSDCGNIFIWEKNTEAIVQWMTGDENGVVNRLEPHPHIPILATSGLDYDVKVWVPSCEKPPVMKDLETCIKYNMRSRERDMSRDPDAFDGQLLWFLWRHVRESEEPRVRARGSGRGSGDAQDGEDAGTSSDNTSSHSNSASEDESDERPQCSPS; via the exons ATGGAGTGTGAAGACGATGACGAACTTATGTGCGGAACAGGAAAATCAAAAAGTCATGAAACTGAGTTGAATGGAATCAATAAAGTGATAGCAGAGACTGTTGccaataaaaacgaaaataacg CAGCACAGGCAATATGTACTGAAAATAAGGACGACAGGGTTCACATTACAGAGAAGTCACATTATTCTCTGAAGACAGATGATAGTAAGGAGGGCGAAATGTGGCCGCAGCCTTCAGAAATGGTTACAAATGACAGTCAGCAACAGGTAGAACTATCTGAGGAGTCGAATTTGATGAAAAGTGGGCTGGATTCAAAGGATCAAGGAACAACAACTTCTATTGGCGAGTTTACTCAGTCAAAAAGAGGaatttcagaag GCCAAGAGGATGGTGATAGACTTTCAAATAATGAATCGAAGTACAGTTTGGATACAGACTCTAGTAAACGTCAAAAAACAGATGAAAATGTAAATGGGTCCCGAGAAGCTAATTCTAGGAATGAGGTTCCGACACAATTTCACAAGCTGAAGTCAAAAGTCAGGAAACGAAACTATCGTGTCAAACAGAATGTACAGGATGAGGCTCACGATAGTTCGGATGATTTACTCACTGGTGAATCAACTGGTGAAGAGACGGAAG CCATTGATGGGGATGTTGCCCAAAGTGAATATGATCTACCGTCAACTGTGAATGAAGAGTCAAATTTGAGTTCACATCTGGATATTGCCGAAGACACCAATGATGAATCGGAAGAAAATAGTGAAGGGCAGGAGGATGACCATACCG GCGATGACAACTCCAATGAATGGACGTCAGCCAGTGAGTCGATGAGCTCTAATGAGCCAGTCCACCCAGTTCTGTCtaaagaaaaaccaaaaccCCAGTGGTTTATTGTTCCCGAACTGATCAACCGGCAACTTGGTTGCAACAGACTGTTCCAGAGCAGATTCTATGGCTCGCTTCATACTGTAGAACGACTAGAACTTATGTATAAACTAAAGGAACACAAG GGCTGTGTCAATACGTTAAGTTTTAACCAAAGAGGGAATTATTTGGCTAGTGGTTCTGACGATTTGATGGTAGTTATATGGGATTGGCCATTAGGAAAGAAACATGAATCGTTTAAAACTGGTCATACAAGTAATGTATTTCAG GCATCGTGGTTGCCTTTGCCATCTGAACATTTGATGGTAACGTGTGCACGTGATGGACATGTCAGATTAACGGATCTCCATAAATCATCGGTAGACTATTCGCGGCGACTTGCAGCTCACCAAGGCCCAGCTACAAAACTCTCAATTCATCCCGAAATACCACACGTAATACTTTCTGTTGGTGAAGATGCCAAAGTATTCGCAATTGATATACGTCAGAACAAACCTACAAC ACTCTTGACAGTGAAGGAAGGCCAATCGCAAGTCGCGTTATACAGCATCAATTCGAATCCATTCAATAGTAACGAATTTTGCCTAGGTGGACGAGATCAATATGTGCGTTTATATGATAAACGGAAAGTTTCTACACCCGTGTACAAGCTTTGCCCGAAACATTTG aaaaataacaaaagtcATGCCCATGTCACTTCAGTGAAATACAACTATAACGGATCAGAAATCGTAGCATCCTATAATGATGAAGATATATACTTGTTTGATACTCTTTTCCCATTTTCAATTGGAGATTTTGCTCACAGATATCAGGGCCATCGAAATAATGCAACGG taaaagGAGTGAATTTCTTTGGGCCGAAAAGTGAATTTGTTATCTCAGGTTCTGACTGtggtaacatttttatttgggAGAAGAATACTGAGGCAATTGTGCAGTGGATGACTGGAGATGAGAATGGCGTG GTGAATCGGCTGGAACCACATCCGCACATTCCAATTCTAGCTACTAGTGGATTAGACTATGATGTTAAAGTGTGGGTCCCATCATGCGAGAAACCACCAGTTATGAAGGATTTGGAAACG tgCATCAAGTATAACATGAGGAGCAGAGAGCGAGACATGTCCAGGGATCCAGATGCATTTGATGGACAGTTGCTCTGGTTTTTATGGAGACACGTTAGAGAAAGTGAAGAACCAAGA GTCCGTGCTCGGGGGTCAGGTCGAGGGTCTGGTGATGCGCAAGACGGTGAAGATGCTGGTACATCCAGTGACAATACGTCAAGTCACAGTAACAGCGCATCAGAAGATGAGAGTGATGAGAGGCCGCAGTGTTCTCCGTCTTAA
- the LOC107217999 gene encoding DDB1- and CUL4-associated factor 8 isoform X2 encodes MECEDDDELMCGTGKSKSHETELNGINKVIAETVANKNENNAQAICTENKDDRVHITEKSHYSLKTDDSKEGEMWPQPSEMVTNDSQQQVELSEESNLMKSGLDSKDQGTTTSIGEFTQSKRGISEGQEDGDRLSNNESKYSLDTDSSKRQKTDENVNGSREANSRNEVPTQFHKLKSKVRKRNYRVKQNVQDEAHDSSDDLLTGESTGEETEAIDGDVAQSEYDLPSTVNEESNLSSHLDIAEDTNDESEENSEGQEDDHTGDDNSNEWTSASESMSSNEPVHPVLSKEKPKPQWFIVPELINRQLGCNRLFQSRFYGSLHTVERLELMYKLKEHKGCVNTLSFNQRGNYLASGSDDLMVVIWDWPLGKKHESFKTGHTSNVFQASWLPLPSEHLMVTCARDGHVRLTDLHKSSVDYSRRLAAHQGPATKLSIHPEIPHVILSVGEDAKVFAIDIRQNKPTTLLTVKEGQSQVALYSINSNPFNSNEFCLGGRDQYVRLYDKRKVSTPVYKLCPKHLKNNKSHAHVTSVKYNYNGSEIVASYNDEDIYLFDTLFPFSIGDFAHRYQGHRNNATVKGVNFFGPKSEFVISGSDCGNIFIWEKNTEAIVQWMTGDENGVVNRLEPHPHIPILATSGLDYDVKVWVPSCEKPPVMKDLETCIKYNMRSRERDMSRDPDAFDGQLLWFLWRHVRESEEPRVRARGSGRGSGDAQDGEDAGTSSDNTSSHSNSASEDESDERPQCSPS; translated from the exons ATGGAGTGTGAAGACGATGACGAACTTATGTGCGGAACAGGAAAATCAAAAAGTCATGAAACTGAGTTGAATGGAATCAATAAAGTGATAGCAGAGACTGTTGccaataaaaacgaaaataacg CACAGGCAATATGTACTGAAAATAAGGACGACAGGGTTCACATTACAGAGAAGTCACATTATTCTCTGAAGACAGATGATAGTAAGGAGGGCGAAATGTGGCCGCAGCCTTCAGAAATGGTTACAAATGACAGTCAGCAACAGGTAGAACTATCTGAGGAGTCGAATTTGATGAAAAGTGGGCTGGATTCAAAGGATCAAGGAACAACAACTTCTATTGGCGAGTTTACTCAGTCAAAAAGAGGaatttcagaag GCCAAGAGGATGGTGATAGACTTTCAAATAATGAATCGAAGTACAGTTTGGATACAGACTCTAGTAAACGTCAAAAAACAGATGAAAATGTAAATGGGTCCCGAGAAGCTAATTCTAGGAATGAGGTTCCGACACAATTTCACAAGCTGAAGTCAAAAGTCAGGAAACGAAACTATCGTGTCAAACAGAATGTACAGGATGAGGCTCACGATAGTTCGGATGATTTACTCACTGGTGAATCAACTGGTGAAGAGACGGAAG CCATTGATGGGGATGTTGCCCAAAGTGAATATGATCTACCGTCAACTGTGAATGAAGAGTCAAATTTGAGTTCACATCTGGATATTGCCGAAGACACCAATGATGAATCGGAAGAAAATAGTGAAGGGCAGGAGGATGACCATACCG GCGATGACAACTCCAATGAATGGACGTCAGCCAGTGAGTCGATGAGCTCTAATGAGCCAGTCCACCCAGTTCTGTCtaaagaaaaaccaaaaccCCAGTGGTTTATTGTTCCCGAACTGATCAACCGGCAACTTGGTTGCAACAGACTGTTCCAGAGCAGATTCTATGGCTCGCTTCATACTGTAGAACGACTAGAACTTATGTATAAACTAAAGGAACACAAG GGCTGTGTCAATACGTTAAGTTTTAACCAAAGAGGGAATTATTTGGCTAGTGGTTCTGACGATTTGATGGTAGTTATATGGGATTGGCCATTAGGAAAGAAACATGAATCGTTTAAAACTGGTCATACAAGTAATGTATTTCAG GCATCGTGGTTGCCTTTGCCATCTGAACATTTGATGGTAACGTGTGCACGTGATGGACATGTCAGATTAACGGATCTCCATAAATCATCGGTAGACTATTCGCGGCGACTTGCAGCTCACCAAGGCCCAGCTACAAAACTCTCAATTCATCCCGAAATACCACACGTAATACTTTCTGTTGGTGAAGATGCCAAAGTATTCGCAATTGATATACGTCAGAACAAACCTACAAC ACTCTTGACAGTGAAGGAAGGCCAATCGCAAGTCGCGTTATACAGCATCAATTCGAATCCATTCAATAGTAACGAATTTTGCCTAGGTGGACGAGATCAATATGTGCGTTTATATGATAAACGGAAAGTTTCTACACCCGTGTACAAGCTTTGCCCGAAACATTTG aaaaataacaaaagtcATGCCCATGTCACTTCAGTGAAATACAACTATAACGGATCAGAAATCGTAGCATCCTATAATGATGAAGATATATACTTGTTTGATACTCTTTTCCCATTTTCAATTGGAGATTTTGCTCACAGATATCAGGGCCATCGAAATAATGCAACGG taaaagGAGTGAATTTCTTTGGGCCGAAAAGTGAATTTGTTATCTCAGGTTCTGACTGtggtaacatttttatttgggAGAAGAATACTGAGGCAATTGTGCAGTGGATGACTGGAGATGAGAATGGCGTG GTGAATCGGCTGGAACCACATCCGCACATTCCAATTCTAGCTACTAGTGGATTAGACTATGATGTTAAAGTGTGGGTCCCATCATGCGAGAAACCACCAGTTATGAAGGATTTGGAAACG tgCATCAAGTATAACATGAGGAGCAGAGAGCGAGACATGTCCAGGGATCCAGATGCATTTGATGGACAGTTGCTCTGGTTTTTATGGAGACACGTTAGAGAAAGTGAAGAACCAAGA GTCCGTGCTCGGGGGTCAGGTCGAGGGTCTGGTGATGCGCAAGACGGTGAAGATGCTGGTACATCCAGTGACAATACGTCAAGTCACAGTAACAGCGCATCAGAAGATGAGAGTGATGAGAGGCCGCAGTGTTCTCCGTCTTAA